The following proteins are co-located in the Dromiciops gliroides isolate mDroGli1 chromosome 2, mDroGli1.pri, whole genome shotgun sequence genome:
- the ADGRG1 gene encoding adhesion G-protein coupled receptor G1 isoform X1 has translation MEKQKFHLFLKGSPATTIWENRVHVEWTHLVPGGDFPMTPMKKMAGQAFHKAVVFHMSLFFLLQGTQGSNHKDEFRFCGERNQTHLSRLYYIQGHSRHIVIENTEKALTIKAPFPAKESNKSWDFSPPRGPYHFCLYWLPNAEKLHLVYGKTTYELSKQAREFLCFSHLEVAEPVQGPPLLNPSYSSWRKPQNTSLLSSHRYVFHFHDPPHHASSHNGSVDMCDLKRELQSINVLLSNPRNGRKLPPTSVSQHLQSLESKLMSVHFKGDKASFEEEKINATVWKLRPGIKDLHIHSKAKVEQSRVQEYSVKLPGALFEKAKGRRGETDKRLLLMDFSSQALFQDKNSSQVLGGKVLGIVVQNTKVSNLQEPVVLTFWHQPQQKNVSLQCVFWEENPDSGSPGSWSDSGCKTKVGETNTSCFCNHLTYFAVLMLQVSSVEIDAVHKHYLTLLSYVGCVISALACVLTISIYLFSRRKQRDYTIKVHMNLLLSIFFLDLSFLLSEPVALLENAMGCWVSAIFLHFSLMACLTWMGIEGYNLYRLVVEVFSTYVHGYLVKLCLMGWGIPIFLVMVIALVDGENYGSIILTVQKSPEDTIYPSMCWIREPVVNYINLGYFCLVFLFNAVMLGTMTVQILRLNQRGQKWLHALTLLGLSLVLGIPWALVFFAFTSGIFQLVVLYLFSIITSFQGFLIFLWYWSMKLQARGPSPLKSTSDSVKLPIHSGSTSGSRI, from the exons GTGGTGACTTCCCTATGACACCGATGAAGAAAATGGCAGGCCAGGCATTTCACAAGGCAGTGGTTTTCCATATgagtcttttcttcctcctccaag GGACACAGGGCAGCAACCACAAAGATGAGTTCAGGTTCTGTGGGGAAAGGAATCAGACCCATTTGAGCAGACTGTACTACATTCAAGGCCATTCCCGCCACATTGTCATCGAGAACACAGAAAAGGCCCTAACAATCAAGGCCCCATTTCCCGCCAAAGAATCCAACAAATCCTGGGATTTCTCACCTCCCAGGGGCCCGTATCATTTCTGTCTCTACTGGCTTCCGAATGCTGAGAAGCTCCACCTCGTTTATGGCAAGACCACTTATGAGCTGAGTAAACAGGCCCGTGAATTCCTGTGCTTCAGCCACCTCGAGGTGGCGGAGCCGGTGCAGGGGCCCCCACTGCTCAATCCTTCCTACAGCTCCTGGAGAAAACCGCAGAACACCAGCCTTCTCAGTAGCCATCGATACGTCTTCCACTTTCACG ACCCCCCTCATCATGCCTCTTCCCACAATGGGTCAGTTGACATGTGTGATCTGAAACGGGAACTACAGTCAATTAATGTGCTATTGAGCAACCCTAGAAACGGCAGGAAGTTACCACCGACCTCTGTGAGCCA GCATCTGCAGAGCTTGGAGTCAAAGTTGATGAGCGTACATTTCAAAGGGGATAAGGCTTCCTTTGAGGAGGAGAAGATCAATGCCActgtgtggaaactgaggccaggaattAAAGATCTGCACATCCATTCCAAAGCAAAG GTGGAGCAGAGCAGAGTGCAAGAGTACTCCGTGAAGCTGCCCGGTGCCCTCTTCGAGAAGGCCAAAGGCCGGAGAGGGGAGACCGACAAGAGGCTCCTGCTCATGGATTTTAGCAGCCAGGCTTTATTCCAG GACAAAAACTCCAGCCAAGTCCTTGGGGGGAAAGTCCTGGGTATTGTTGTACAGAACACCAAGGTGTCCAACCTCCAGGAACCTGTGGTCCTCACCTTCTGGCACCAGCCACAGCAG AAGAATGTGAGCCTACAATGTGTGTTCTGGGAAGAGAACCCTGACT CTGGAAGCCCAGGGAGTTGGAGTGATTCTGGCTGCAAGACAAAGGTGGGGGAAACAAACACATCCTGCTTCTGCAACCATCTGACTTACTTTGCTGTACTGATG CTCCAGGTCTCTTCTGTGGAGATTGATGCCGTCCACAAACACTATCTCACTCTCCTTTCCTACGTCGGCTGTGTTATCTCAGCCCTGGCTTGTGTCCTGACAATTTCCATCTACCTCTTCTCTAG GAGGAAGCAGAGAGACTATACCATCAAAGTCCACATGAATCTCCTACTCTCCATCTTCTTCCTGGACCTGAGCTTTCTGCTCAGTGAACCTGTGGCTCTCCTGGAGAATGCAATGGGCTGCTGGGTCAGCGCCATCTTCCTGCACTTCTCTTTGATGGCCTGCCTCACTTGGATGGGCATCGAAGGCTATAACCTCTATCGGCTGGTGGTGGAAGTCTTCAGCACCTACGTCCATGGCTACCTGGTCAAGCTATGCCTCATGGGCTGGG ggatCCCTATCTTTCTGGTGATGGTGATAGCACTAGTGGATGGGGAGAACTACGGCTCTATCATACTCACCGTCCAGAAGTCACCTGAAGATACCATCTACCCTTCCAT GTGCTGGATTAGGGAGCCTGTCGTCAACTACATCAACCTGGGCTACTTCTGCCTGGTGTTTCTGTTTAACGCCGTGATGCTGGGCACCATGACAGTGCAGATCCTGAGGCTGAACCAACGCGGCCAGAAGTGGCTGCACGCCCTCACCCTGCTGGGTCTAAGCCTGGTCCTGGGCATTCCTTGGGCTCTGGTTTTTTTCGCCTTCACATCAGGCATTTTCCAGTTGGTTGTACTTTATCTCTTCAGCATCATCACTTCCTTCCAAG GCTTCCTGATCTTCCTCTGGTACTGGTCCATGAAGCTCCAAGCCAGGGGCCCCTCCCCTCTCAAGAGCACCTCGGACAGCGTCAAGTTACCCATCCATTCTGGGAGCACTTCTGGCAGCCGCATCTAG
- the ADGRG1 gene encoding adhesion G-protein coupled receptor G1 isoform X2, producing MTPMKKMAGQAFHKAVVFHMSLFFLLQGTQGSNHKDEFRFCGERNQTHLSRLYYIQGHSRHIVIENTEKALTIKAPFPAKESNKSWDFSPPRGPYHFCLYWLPNAEKLHLVYGKTTYELSKQAREFLCFSHLEVAEPVQGPPLLNPSYSSWRKPQNTSLLSSHRYVFHFHDPPHHASSHNGSVDMCDLKRELQSINVLLSNPRNGRKLPPTSVSQHLQSLESKLMSVHFKGDKASFEEEKINATVWKLRPGIKDLHIHSKAKVEQSRVQEYSVKLPGALFEKAKGRRGETDKRLLLMDFSSQALFQDKNSSQVLGGKVLGIVVQNTKVSNLQEPVVLTFWHQPQQKNVSLQCVFWEENPDSGSPGSWSDSGCKTKVGETNTSCFCNHLTYFAVLMLQVSSVEIDAVHKHYLTLLSYVGCVISALACVLTISIYLFSRRKQRDYTIKVHMNLLLSIFFLDLSFLLSEPVALLENAMGCWVSAIFLHFSLMACLTWMGIEGYNLYRLVVEVFSTYVHGYLVKLCLMGWGIPIFLVMVIALVDGENYGSIILTVQKSPEDTIYPSMCWIREPVVNYINLGYFCLVFLFNAVMLGTMTVQILRLNQRGQKWLHALTLLGLSLVLGIPWALVFFAFTSGIFQLVVLYLFSIITSFQGFLIFLWYWSMKLQARGPSPLKSTSDSVKLPIHSGSTSGSRI from the exons ATGACACCGATGAAGAAAATGGCAGGCCAGGCATTTCACAAGGCAGTGGTTTTCCATATgagtcttttcttcctcctccaag GGACACAGGGCAGCAACCACAAAGATGAGTTCAGGTTCTGTGGGGAAAGGAATCAGACCCATTTGAGCAGACTGTACTACATTCAAGGCCATTCCCGCCACATTGTCATCGAGAACACAGAAAAGGCCCTAACAATCAAGGCCCCATTTCCCGCCAAAGAATCCAACAAATCCTGGGATTTCTCACCTCCCAGGGGCCCGTATCATTTCTGTCTCTACTGGCTTCCGAATGCTGAGAAGCTCCACCTCGTTTATGGCAAGACCACTTATGAGCTGAGTAAACAGGCCCGTGAATTCCTGTGCTTCAGCCACCTCGAGGTGGCGGAGCCGGTGCAGGGGCCCCCACTGCTCAATCCTTCCTACAGCTCCTGGAGAAAACCGCAGAACACCAGCCTTCTCAGTAGCCATCGATACGTCTTCCACTTTCACG ACCCCCCTCATCATGCCTCTTCCCACAATGGGTCAGTTGACATGTGTGATCTGAAACGGGAACTACAGTCAATTAATGTGCTATTGAGCAACCCTAGAAACGGCAGGAAGTTACCACCGACCTCTGTGAGCCA GCATCTGCAGAGCTTGGAGTCAAAGTTGATGAGCGTACATTTCAAAGGGGATAAGGCTTCCTTTGAGGAGGAGAAGATCAATGCCActgtgtggaaactgaggccaggaattAAAGATCTGCACATCCATTCCAAAGCAAAG GTGGAGCAGAGCAGAGTGCAAGAGTACTCCGTGAAGCTGCCCGGTGCCCTCTTCGAGAAGGCCAAAGGCCGGAGAGGGGAGACCGACAAGAGGCTCCTGCTCATGGATTTTAGCAGCCAGGCTTTATTCCAG GACAAAAACTCCAGCCAAGTCCTTGGGGGGAAAGTCCTGGGTATTGTTGTACAGAACACCAAGGTGTCCAACCTCCAGGAACCTGTGGTCCTCACCTTCTGGCACCAGCCACAGCAG AAGAATGTGAGCCTACAATGTGTGTTCTGGGAAGAGAACCCTGACT CTGGAAGCCCAGGGAGTTGGAGTGATTCTGGCTGCAAGACAAAGGTGGGGGAAACAAACACATCCTGCTTCTGCAACCATCTGACTTACTTTGCTGTACTGATG CTCCAGGTCTCTTCTGTGGAGATTGATGCCGTCCACAAACACTATCTCACTCTCCTTTCCTACGTCGGCTGTGTTATCTCAGCCCTGGCTTGTGTCCTGACAATTTCCATCTACCTCTTCTCTAG GAGGAAGCAGAGAGACTATACCATCAAAGTCCACATGAATCTCCTACTCTCCATCTTCTTCCTGGACCTGAGCTTTCTGCTCAGTGAACCTGTGGCTCTCCTGGAGAATGCAATGGGCTGCTGGGTCAGCGCCATCTTCCTGCACTTCTCTTTGATGGCCTGCCTCACTTGGATGGGCATCGAAGGCTATAACCTCTATCGGCTGGTGGTGGAAGTCTTCAGCACCTACGTCCATGGCTACCTGGTCAAGCTATGCCTCATGGGCTGGG ggatCCCTATCTTTCTGGTGATGGTGATAGCACTAGTGGATGGGGAGAACTACGGCTCTATCATACTCACCGTCCAGAAGTCACCTGAAGATACCATCTACCCTTCCAT GTGCTGGATTAGGGAGCCTGTCGTCAACTACATCAACCTGGGCTACTTCTGCCTGGTGTTTCTGTTTAACGCCGTGATGCTGGGCACCATGACAGTGCAGATCCTGAGGCTGAACCAACGCGGCCAGAAGTGGCTGCACGCCCTCACCCTGCTGGGTCTAAGCCTGGTCCTGGGCATTCCTTGGGCTCTGGTTTTTTTCGCCTTCACATCAGGCATTTTCCAGTTGGTTGTACTTTATCTCTTCAGCATCATCACTTCCTTCCAAG GCTTCCTGATCTTCCTCTGGTACTGGTCCATGAAGCTCCAAGCCAGGGGCCCCTCCCCTCTCAAGAGCACCTCGGACAGCGTCAAGTTACCCATCCATTCTGGGAGCACTTCTGGCAGCCGCATCTAG
- the ADGRG3 gene encoding adhesion G protein-coupled receptor G3 — MRLRSVMGKSMRRYAPADLGAMLLPLLLLLQLDPMRAMDNQTEKERDFCSGEMDLSLYTAARCLLFCNRSASKCNPEVIERFWKKKEEELAKENSVMRVLDEPSVKAIIEDVPVNTSQDIFFSFSPSQELKVPTRLNGNETAAPNRVRLPRSLFENLRTRTNSVRVILMVINAGEGEIFKGSATGQKFSSSVLDNHIVGIRVGTEPIKDLHEPVEIIFSHKQQHQKLQCVFWEDNKGTTTDWKSTGCSTEQRTNQTICRCDHLTFFALLLKPVLDATTVKALIKISLAGCITSLLFLIFTIILYFVLRFTRQRFKSEDAPKIHVALSISLVLLNLTFIISLGNNSPEQGASCRAQGGIFHYFLLCCFTWMGIEAFNLYLLAIKIFNTYISHYFLKLCLVGWGLPILVVLITGSTSSYGRYDIKDGANHTTLELCWIENRTALHITVHGMFAVTFLFGGVVLGLVAWKIFHLHGSAAGKEQSQTWKGIVTVLGISCLVGGTWGLVLFTPIGFTAIYTFTLLNSLQGVFIFSWFAILYYPSLKGESSSSTAKTNQSNSASRE, encoded by the exons ATGAGGCTGAGGTCAGTCATGGGGAAGTCAATGCGCCGATATGCACCAGCAGACCTGGGGGCCATGCTTCTCCCGCTTCTCCTCTTGCTTCAGCTGG ATCCTATGAGGGCCATGGACAATCagactgagaaagaaagagatttctGCTCTGGAGAAATGGATCTATCTCTGTACACGGCCGCTCGGTGCCTTCTTTTTTGTAACAGAAGTGCTTCAAAGTGTAACCCTGAGGTGATAGAGAG attttggaaaaaaaaggaggaagaattggCTAAAGAAAATTCAGTAATGCGTGTTTTGGATGAGCCCTCAGTGAAGGCAATAATCGAGGATGTCCCTGTCAACACTTCCCAAGacatcttcttctccttctcaccATCTCAG GAATTGAAGGTGCCAACGAGACTGAATGGAAATGAGACGGCGGCACCCAACAGAGTCCGGCTTCCCAGAAGCCTATTTGAAAACCTGAGGACACGCACAAACTCTGTCCGAGTCATCCTGATGGTCATCAACGCTGGAGAAGGAGAAATATTCAAG GGCTCAGCCACTGGCCAGAAGTTCAGCAGCTCTGTGCTAGACAATCACATAGTTGGCATTCGGGTCGGAACTGAGCCCATTAAGGATCTGCATGAACCTGTAGAGATCATCTTCTCCCACAAGCAGCAGCACCAG AAACTCCAGTGTGTTTTCTGGGAGGATAATAAAG GTACAACTACAGACTGGAAATCCACAGGTTGCTCCACAGAGCAAAGGACCAACCAGACCATCTGCCGCTGCGACCACCTGACCTTCTTTGCCCTACTGCTG AAGCCAGTCCTTGATGCCACCACAGTGAAGGCTCTGATTAAAATCTCTCTTGCTGGATGTATCACTTCCCTGTTATTCCTGATTTTCACCATAATTCTCTATTTTGTCCTGAG GTTCACAAGGCAGAGGTTCAAGTCAGAAGATGCCCCCAAAATCCATGTGGCCCTTAGCATCAGCTTGGTCCTTCTGAATCTCACCTTCATCATCAGCCTGGGGAACAACTCCCCAGAGCAAGGAGCCTCCTGCCGGGCACAGGGAGGGATCTTCCATTACTTCCTGCTCTGTTGTTTCACCTGGATGGGGATAGAGGCCTTCAACCTGTACCTGCTGGCTATCAAGATCTTCAACACATACATAAGCCACTACTTCCTGAAGCTCTGTCTGGTGGGCTGGG GACTTCCCATCTTAGTGGTCTTAATCACTGGAAGCACCAGCAGCTACGGACGCTATGACATCAAGGATGGGGCTAACCATACCACCTTGGAGCT GTGCTGGATAGAGAACAGAACAGCCCTGCACATCACAGTCCATGGCATGTTTGCCGTCACCTTCCTCTTCGGTGGTGTGGTCCTAGGCCTGGTAGCTTGGAAGATTTTCCACCTCCATGGCTCCGCGGCAGGCAAGGAACAAAGCCAGACCTGGAAGGGCATTGTCACTGTGCTCGGCATCTCCTGCTTGGTGGGCGGAACGTGGGGACTGGTCCTCTTCACCCCAATTGGTTTCACTGCCATCTACACCTTCACACTACTCAACTCTCTCCAAG GTGTTTTCATCTTCAGCTGGTTTGCCATCCTTTACTACCCAAGTCTAAAAGGGGAGTCTTCATCCAgtactgccaagacaaaccagaGCAATTCTGCATCCCGAGAGTAG